Within Planococcus citri chromosome 2, ihPlaCitr1.1, whole genome shotgun sequence, the genomic segment TATTTACACAATTCAAATGAACCCCAATAATTGGTATTTCAACGACATTCAATgggaatattttagaaatatttacaTCAATATTGCATAGACATTTCCTGGTGACATATCTGTGACATTCTGtgacattaaaaaatgtcaGTGGGCCCTTCTGAGTGATGTCTGTGAGACCATTTTGATGGGTACATTTTATATCACCAGTTAATCTCAGAGACATCACAAAGTGATATTACACATCTCCGCAGTGATATTATGTGATGTCACTGTGACATTCCAATGCTTACTGGgtactgggagaaaaatatcatttttcttgcgtctatactgggagaaaaaatcGACCTACATCGTATGTAATTACATCGATTTCATACCACCTAAGTGGGAGAAATATTACGACACAATCCGTCATCTTATAAGTGGGAGAAAAATACttggaatttttctcattcgatcgatgtcaaatttttccatcactGAAATTATACGACTTTAATGACCACTCATCTATAGATCGACCCTACCTGCCGCcccgtatacctacctaatcgatattacctatttattatcgAATATGACGCAACTTCCGGAAATATTACTTCCGAAATGATGCAATCGACTAGACATTACGTCATATTCTCGACTTCCTATTCGCTCCTTAATACTTCCGGGGGTAATGCTTAGCCAATCATAACTCATGGCGCGCGCACAACTTACCCTctctttttcctaaaattcacaattttataAGAAACGATCCGAGCAACAACTCTCTCAGCACTCTTCTCTCGTATCTTCTACTGTTCGGTAAAGTGCAAGTTCTGGTTCGGTTCCTGTGTTAAGTGTGAGATCGATGTTCGTTTATGGGCTTGGGACTTGCTCCCAACCCAGTGGCCGTTCTTTCTAAGTTCGTTTCGATGCCGTAATTTTCTAAGTGTCGCCTTTTCGACttagaaatattttcacttcTGGACTAGTAATGTTTCCAGTCTAGGTCAACTTGGCGACCTTTCATCTTATAATCATCTCATATGGACCAGCGAAATAACCCCCAGGACTGAAGAGAGTCCGTAATTGAATAATTACGTATTTCGCGTCCCCAAGGGGACTGTTGGAGATTGCTCATCGACCTCGGATCGCCTTCTGTAAGTTTATTGTGGAGATCGATTTATTATTTCTGTTTCGTATCCTAATTGTTCCTTATTATTGGATCGCCTTCTGTAAGTTTATTGTGGAGATCGATTTATTATTTCTGTTTCGTATCCTAATTGTTCCTTATTATTTCCTTATTGACCTAAGCATCCTCGTGTTATTGACCTAAGTTTATTGACCTAAGCAACCAGTGAATCCTTTATTGACCTAAGCAACCCGTGTATCCAACAGTCCTaggtttattctgataagtaccCTCGTGTTATTGACCTAAGTATCCTAAAATCTATTTTTCCCTCGAAATAATAGTCAAataaccttcaattttcatcccTTAAATGGCGACTGATTATTGGTATTGCGATGCGTTTCAATCCAATATAATCGTGTTTCGAAGTTATTTGTGTGTTCTCGATTTATTTCGCTCTATAATAGCTCCAGTGTATAAGTCGAGTTAATAAAATGGTCCCGTGCATATAGACCATTGAATCGCCAAAGTATTTCCATCTAATAATATATCAACTTATAAATACTgtcgaaaatctcattttcgACCATAGAATCGATCTAATTTTCACCTTATAGCCGTTCCAGAAAATAAATCTACGCCTCATCTTATATTCCAGCGGGGATTTACACCCAAATCGTATCATGGATTCATCTTATACGACCTCACGTTAAATTTAAACTGTTATGATTCGTCATAACTGAATTATGTTCCAGGAGGGAATCCCAAATAATCGTCCGCGATCTATCACGACCCTGAAGATTCACTGAGCTAACAACCAGATCGCGAGAGATATCACCTTATAATTAATCACATCTATAATTGACCAACCCAGTGCTTAAAAAGATATCCAGACAACAAAGTTAATATGGATTAGTCTATTCTACGTTTCCATATTTCCATAGATCCATATTTCGAAAACCATAAATctatgatttttggtaatttccgaaattactcgtaattacgaACGATCATCCCTTAAAATCTCCCGGTACAATTCCTGCCACGTTTTTTGTCGTGTATCATCGGCAGATTTTTACCCAATGGGGAGAGCACCTAATTGAGCTGATCAAATCGCTATATGATAAGAACGAGATGATTGTGAGAGTAGGTGGAGAAGAGTCAAACCTGTTTCAGTCAGAACGAGGAGTAAGGCAGGGATGCATGTTCTCGCCtctgctgttcaacatctatggTGAGTACATCATGCAAAAAGCCTTGGAGAACTGGGAAGGCGGCATCAAGATAGGAGGAAGAAGAATCTCCAATCTTCATTATGCTGATGATACCACCTTAATAGCTGCAAGTGAAGAGGAACTGGCAGAACTGATCAAGCGGGTCAGGATAGTCAGTGAGGACATGGGTCTCCTCATAAATATggggaaaaccaaggtcatggtAGTTGATAGAGCTGGACACTTACCAGAATCGGAAGccttgaatgaatttgaaaaagtgagctCGTTTATTTACTTGGGTTCACTTGTGGATGCTGATGAAGGATCAGCcaaggaaattagaagaagaatagcTCTTGGAAAAGCAGCGATGTCTCGGCTGAGAAAAGTCACCACTAAatggaaaatctccataaaaacaagGAGGAGACTAATCAGGATGCTagttttccagttttcttataTGGAGCAGAGACCTAGACATTTAAGCAAGATGATCGAAGAAGAATTGATgcttttgaaatgtgggtatggcGCAGGATGTTGAAGATACCATACACTGCGCACTGAACAAGTGAACAAATGCATTaattgtggaacaactgcaagaatcaaccaggctaaataaaatatgtgaaacgAGGATAATGAGTTACTTTGGACACACAGCCAGAAGAGGAccggaaaacattgaaaaaggaattctctttggcaaggtcCCCGGAACATGGGGGAAAGGAAGAACTCCAACAAGATGGACTGATACAGTCCGGAAAATAGTTGGTTCAGTTGTGATGCGGCCACGCTAGCTCATGTTGGTTGCACACTAGTCACTATGAtgatgattaaaattaaaataccttcATCGTTTCATTTCCCTCCTTAACTGGCTCCAATGTTCTTCCATGAAACTCATTTCCAAATAATTCTGACTCCTCTATCCAAACTTTAAAATTACAATTGGCATCTTTATCGCATATTTTTGATGTAGGGGTTGTTTTGGTGTATTATGTATAACAATCGCGATTCCAGATTTATTATCCGCGTCATAAACTAATTTACACCAAATATTTGGAATCGGCAAGCTCTCTACATTTTAAGATATAATTTTTccgaataattttccaaatcgatATTTAAGACCATTGTATAGACAGATAGTTTTAGATTTTgctgcaccaaaaaaaaatgttttaatattttcttcttcattaAGTATACCTAACAAGAGTAGTTcccaaacaaaacaaatttttttgaattcgacaAAGGGGAATCGAAAGAGGACCCTAAAATGGACCATCAGTGACAATTTTAGgtgttgaaatcatttttggatttttggtgattttttgtaaattccttGCGGTATATAGTTCAAAAATACGAATTAAAGGACTGTTGTATGAAGTTTGGGTGTAGGTATGGTGAGTTCTTCTACCAAATATTGAAATACAAGTGCACTATTCGGATAGGTTTATTCACGATTAAACTTGGTGTACAAAATGATAAATTAAGCTATCAATTAGCTTATATTTATATGGATAATTTAGGCTTACCAACTAACAAGTTGTTTTATtgttatgaatattttttctcgcCTCTAGTCACGAACCTAGCAAGTGCATCGTTTTACCTATGCCTTGTTTTGGTTCATTGGCCTTCTCTCTACCTATACGTATTTGCATACTGCAAGGACCTGCTAGgtaatcgactcaaatgtgaataTGAACTGGTTAAATGGGtcaagaataagccacaactcaatttttagctgctcattTTAATCTCAGGgtcttctgaaaaaattctaatattcTAAAAGAGTCGAAAATCACGCAGAAAGCACCGAAGTATCCTATACTGTTAACATTTGATTAGGGTGAGTTGATTTCATTTTCGGGgctaatttttacgattttcgctgaataaatacctacttgaaaaaaaaatcgtactcaAATCGCCAAACatggcaattttaatttttcaaaaattcgtcaaaaatggaaaaatgaatttgagctgCAGAAATATTGGTTATCAGGGTATCAGACTGTACTCTTTTCCggtcttttcaaaaatcgcgattcCATTCAAGTCGGAGACGTTTATCTCGAGGGGTTACCAGTCAGACTTGACTTGAATTATtgtattttgataatattttattcTTCTGTAATGAATTTTAGATAAACTTTAGATATGTAAAAACCTATAGGTTTTTACaaacctataggtacctacgtatttcaaATCATACAACTTTTACACAGCtcaatttgaaattcacttttacttaaatttggaacattttttgggTAAGTTATTCAATTTCCTCACTCCACATTAACGCTCTGAAAAAGAACAAGAATTTTTCACTTCGATTACATATCAGCCAGTATCACTTTTTCGTTCATACGTTCTTTGATCAAACATTAAACCTGCGATTTTCAACTGTGACGTTTTTCAATCACTGAAAATACTGTTTGAACAATTACACATCACAATCGGGTAACGCATCATGCGATACCATATCAAACGAAATTCGTCAACTTGgttacatactcgtaggtagaggAATCTGAAACGCGAACAGATGTTAAAATTCGTTTTAATCGCAGCTTTCGTGCTTCATGGATTTTCACACACTTCAAAAGGTATAGTAGATCTATCTTAGGTGCAAACATTTCACAAAGTTTACTAATAATATTTCTTATACAGCTTGTGAAAATCCTAAAGAAGCGCTCAATGTAGAATTGAAAGAAATACGACGAAAAGACCTATGTCCTCCTGAAACTGAAGaccaactcaaaaatttgaaacaagtTGCGCAGAATTTATCGTGGATACTGGGATATTGTTTATTCGatagagtttttcaaaaaggtgaAGAAAAAGTATGCCAATTTGATTTGAAGCCTATATTTAAAGTACACAAGAACCCGGTAAAATGCggtttgaaaaagaagcatTGGTTACATTATTTCGGATACTTTGTGAGTCttacaatgaattttttacCCTCACATTAACGAAattactacctacataaatattgtTGACGTGGcataatcaaaatcaaaaccaagttgtttttattttttaacctGTGTTATTAGTATTGCGGAAAAAATGATGACATGAGACGACTACTGGAAGCAAAGACCGAAAAGGTAGAAAAAACCGACTCACTTCATCTGTATTCATTTTGATAcatataagtacgagtacatatgtacttattatacATACATCTTTGCTGAAATATTCTGCAGGACTTGGATAATTACGCAAAAAATGACCTACCGAAAGATCTGAACATGTTTGACGTTTGTTTTAATAAGTCCAAACACGAGACAATTTACACAACTCATAAAATTCTGAACCTACCAGCTTACGTACGCACTCCAGAATTAGAGCAAGAATCCAACTGCGACTGCGTAACAGAAATCAGCACCGACCCTTTCTACATGAAACAAGAAGTTTTCCTTGAATTGAGAGATCGTTATAAATCAGAAGAAGGGgtacatttattttttccagcTCAACTTTGTAATGGCAGAACACTTGAAATACACAATTTAAAAAGCATGTATTACATTTATATTTCAGACTTCTTCAGACAACGAATTCAAAGTGGTACCTCACTACATAGTTCCTCCTCTGCATTTCGCTGATCGTACATGGAAAAGAGCCACTAATCATTACATCAACACAGCACCTCTTCGGGATAAACTGGTTCCTCTAATGAATATCATAGACCAAGGAATAAAACGAGCTGCGATCAGCGTGTTTAAAGCAACCAAACTCGAAGAATTAATAATTTCTACCACAATAATAAAGATTCCAAATCCCAAGTATCCCGGAAAAATCACcaattggtggaaaaaaatagaaaaatacctattcaagcAAAATATTTGGTGTAAATTGGTATTTAATGAGGTAACAAAACAAGGTATTGTTATTTATGTTCATAATACGCCTGAAAAACcaaaagaaagtgaaaaaagatGCAGAAGTAGTATGTTGAAAGAGTGCAATTTCAAGACGTGGGCATATAGCACGGATTCATGTGAGGCTAGCACCAGCACGGGTACCCCTACCAGCACCGAGATTGATTTTGGATACGCGTACTGTTGTGAAGCGTCTATAGGAGATGCCATGAACATGTTTGATTCGaagttactcatggtcgattttttaaatattgattcAATATTAAATCCAGTGCCTCCAGTGGAATAATTGATCTCAACTACCAATAAGAAAGATCGTAGTACctacactgagaaaaaaaaccgtAGTGTAATATACCACATTAGTGTAGTAATTTACCTTCAGTTGGAAAATGTAGTACAAAGTACTATAAGTGTAGCAGTTCAAGCACTACAAGTGTAGTAGTGCAAGTACTACAACTATAGTACTTCCTTTTGAAGCAAGCACTACAACTATAGTACTTTCTTTTGAGCAACCACAAATTATAGCACTATCAACTACAAATACATATCATAACCAGTAAAAGtgcgtaattttaattttttaaatttaatttttaaaaataacgagTGTGTTTGATACGAATTTTATTAGTATGGCCAGCTTTACATTTCATCTCTTCGTCCAATGATGCTAATAACTTCCAATTTCATATCCGAAAATTCCTAACCTAACTGGGAATCGAACCTGCGACCCTacgttcctaactacctaaccTTAACCACTAGACTACGGGGACTTCTTTGAAACTTGCACGTTTTTAACAATATTAATCTTCGTGATTCTAAAAGAAGCTGCTATTTTAAccgtacctatgtatttgttAGTTTTCTACTTGTATTCAAACACTTACCACTAGCTAACAAGAAAAAGTACATGTAATCATACAATGTCACTGTTACATTGCAAGTaatgttgtcaaaaataaaatctggaactaatacttttaaaaattttaatatcacGATCACTTCACCAAAAAACTTGTTGATATTTCGATGACAAACTTGACAGaaatgtagataggtacttgtTATGTAAGTGAATATTATTAGTTTCACACGTTAGTGAATGGTAAATTACCTATTAGCCAAAACATTCAATTGCGATCGAATAAAATgattaagtactcgtatgtacgtacGTGATAAGAAAAAGCACCTCACTACATTGTGTATCACAATGTGCTACACTTTGTAGTCAAATGATCTACACAGTATCTTACATTATGATACGTTGTGTATCTCAATGTGCTACACATTGTAGTCAAATGAACCACAGAACATATTTTGCTATGTTTTGTAGCATTTTTAAGTACATCTATAGTGATTTTGCCTTTTATGCTACATTCTGTGGCATAAACACCTAGAAATTGTGGTAGAAAGTACTACTCTTTTTTCTCAGtgtaca encodes:
- the LOC135833683 gene encoding uncharacterized protein LOC135833683; the encoded protein is MRRLLEAKTEKDLDNYAKNDLPKDLNMFDVCFNKSKHETIYTTHKILNLPAYVRTPELEQESNCDCVTEISTDPFYMKQEVFLELRDRYKSEEGTSSDNEFKVVPHYIVPPLHFADRTWKRATNHYINTAPLRDKLVPLMNIIDQGIKRAAISVFKATKLEELIISTTIIKIPNPKYPGKITNWWKKIEKYLFKQNIWCKLVFNEVTKQGIVIYVHNTPEKPKESEKRCRSSMLKECNFKTWAYSTDSCEASTSTGTPTSTEIDFGYAYCCEASIGDAMNMFDSKLLMVDFLNIDSILNPVPPVE